From Chloroflexota bacterium, a single genomic window includes:
- the rpsU gene encoding 30S ribosomal protein S21 has protein sequence MVHITVGANESFDAALRRFNKKVQQEGIITESRRRSAFDKPSVLRKKKAAAKRRKARRAALKAMQAESQAL, from the coding sequence TTGGTTCACATTACCGTAGGCGCCAACGAGAGCTTCGACGCCGCGCTGCGCCGCTTCAACAAGAAGGTGCAGCAGGAAGGCATTATCACGGAGTCTCGACGGCGGAGCGCGTTCGACAAGCCCAGCGTGCTGCGCAAGAAGAAGGCGGCGGCCAAGCGCCGCAAAGCCCGGCGCGCGGCCCTCAAGGCGATGCAGGCGGAGAGCCAGGCGCTCTAG
- a CDS encoding DUF1385 domain-containing protein yields the protein MAADAQSNELRINYGGQAVLEGVMMRGRKALATAVRHPAGHIVLRAETLDPDRLSQRLRRAYFLRGVVAVWEMLVIGMRSLSFSARVQMAEEDGTETEGEDSSAYVTGSLVFGLALGVALFFVLPLVITSFADASVESDLVSNIIEGGVRLAVFIAYLGGIGLMPDIRRVWMYHGAEHKTINALEAGEQLTTANVQRQSLAHPRCGTAFLVMLVVISIIVFAFLGRPPFVLRVLSRIALLPLIAGVGFELIMLTARYQSNLLARIVSAPGMWVQRLTTREPDDDQVEVAIAAMDRVLEDEGQLATLRPESQPLVVPHA from the coding sequence ATGGCGGCTGACGCGCAGAGCAACGAGCTTCGCATCAACTACGGCGGCCAGGCCGTGCTCGAAGGCGTGATGATGCGCGGCCGCAAGGCGCTCGCGACTGCCGTGCGGCATCCCGCCGGACATATCGTGCTGCGGGCGGAAACGCTCGATCCCGACAGGCTGTCGCAGCGGCTGCGCCGCGCCTATTTCCTGCGCGGGGTCGTGGCGGTGTGGGAGATGCTCGTCATCGGCATGCGGTCGCTCAGCTTTTCGGCGCGCGTGCAGATGGCGGAGGAAGACGGCACCGAAACCGAGGGCGAAGATTCCTCGGCCTACGTCACCGGCAGCCTGGTGTTTGGGCTGGCGCTGGGTGTGGCGCTGTTCTTCGTGCTTCCGCTCGTCATTACCTCGTTCGCCGACGCGAGCGTGGAGTCGGATCTCGTCAGCAACATCATCGAAGGCGGCGTCAGGCTGGCGGTGTTCATCGCCTATCTCGGCGGCATCGGCCTCATGCCCGACATCCGGCGCGTCTGGATGTATCACGGCGCGGAGCACAAGACCATCAACGCCCTCGAGGCCGGCGAGCAGCTCACGACCGCCAACGTGCAGCGGCAGAGCCTGGCCCATCCCCGCTGCGGCACGGCATTTCTGGTGATGCTGGTGGTGATTTCGATCATCGTGTTTGCGTTTCTCGGACGGCCGCCGTTCGTGCTGCGGGTGCTGTCGCGCATCGCGTTGCTGCCGCTGATCGCGGGCGTCGGCTTCGAGCTGATCATGCTTACGGCGCGATATCAATCGAATCTGTTGGCGCGGATCGTCTCGGCGCCCGGAATGTGGGTGCAGCGTCTGACGACACGCGAGCCCGACGACGACCAGGTCGAGGTGGCCATTGCCGCCATGGACCGCGTGCTGGAGGACGAGGGACAGCTAGCGACGCTCCGGCCCGAATCCCAGCCGCTGGTGGTGCCGCATGCTTGA
- a CDS encoding 4-(cytidine 5'-diphospho)-2-C-methyl-D-erythritol kinase: MRRLTRAAPAKINLGLQVTGRRPDGFHELVTVMQTLELADEVSVETAPTVSGRPSLPDLAAEDDLALRAAHLLRRTLGVASGAHVSVEKRIPAAAGLGGGSSDAAAVLAALNQLWEVGVDRERLSQIAAELGSDVPFLVRGGTALATGRGEHLRDLTPAPLRHVVLVRPNAPLATVDVYAELRPSEWSDGERTLDLCRALASGELPEDCMCNELTPPAIRLAPVVGDILDELRVAGAHPALMAGSGATCFGLFTEISTAEHAVERGRSLGHWTHLTRFRPAADA; encoded by the coding sequence ATGCGCCGCCTCACCCGTGCGGCCCCGGCCAAGATCAACCTCGGCTTGCAGGTCACCGGCCGCCGTCCGGACGGATTTCACGAGCTGGTGACGGTGATGCAGACACTGGAGCTGGCCGACGAGGTCAGCGTGGAGACGGCCCCAACCGTAAGCGGTCGACCGTCGCTCCCGGACCTGGCCGCGGAGGACGACCTGGCGCTGCGGGCCGCGCATCTGCTGCGCCGGACGCTTGGCGTCGCGTCCGGCGCGCACGTCAGCGTCGAAAAACGGATCCCCGCGGCCGCCGGCCTGGGGGGCGGAAGCTCGGACGCAGCCGCGGTGCTCGCGGCGCTGAACCAACTCTGGGAAGTCGGCGTCGATCGCGAGCGTCTCTCGCAGATCGCCGCCGAACTGGGCTCCGATGTGCCGTTCCTGGTGCGCGGCGGCACGGCGCTGGCGACCGGGCGGGGCGAACACCTGAGAGACCTGACGCCCGCCCCATTGCGGCACGTCGTGCTCGTGCGCCCGAACGCTCCACTGGCCACCGTCGACGTCTACGCCGAGCTGCGGCCATCCGAGTGGAGCGACGGCGAGCGAACGCTGGACCTATGCCGCGCGCTGGCTTCCGGCGAGCTGCCCGAAGACTGCATGTGCAACGAACTCACGCCGCCCGCCATCAGGTTGGCGCCGGTCGTCGGCGACATCCTTGATGAACTCCGCGTGGCGGGCGCTCATCCGGCGCTGATGGCCGGCAGCGGCGCTACTTGCTTCGGCCTGTTCACCGAAATTTCAACCGCCGAGCACGCGGTCGAGCGTGGGCGTTCCTTGGGCCACTGGACGCATCTCACCCGATTTCGCCCGGCCGCCGACGCGTAG
- the rpmE gene encoding 50S ribosomal protein L31, which translates to MKPDIHPDYVECAVTCACGNSFTTRATVPAINVDVCAECHPFFTGQQRLVDTAGQVERFERRRRRARVKA; encoded by the coding sequence ATGAAGCCCGATATTCACCCTGACTACGTCGAGTGCGCCGTCACGTGCGCCTGCGGCAACAGCTTTACGACGCGCGCGACGGTTCCCGCCATCAACGTTGACGTGTGCGCCGAGTGCCACCCGTTCTTCACGGGACAGCAGCGACTGGTCGACACCGCCGGCCAGGTGGAGCGGTTCGAGCGACGCCGCAGGCGAGCGCGCGTCAAGGCCTAG
- a CDS encoding GatB/YqeY domain-containing protein → MSLLDQISGDLTSALRGGDQPRVRLLRTLRSAIAYEAKDKQQDADDDLVRAVLAREARRREEAIKLYESGGRADKAADEQTELAVIAAYLPPVIDAEAIEAAARAVIDETGASGPGDMGRVMGPLMGRLRAQGTVDGKAVSATVRALLTD, encoded by the coding sequence ATGAGCTTGCTCGATCAAATCTCCGGCGACCTCACGTCCGCGCTGCGCGGCGGCGACCAGCCACGCGTACGCCTCTTGCGGACACTTCGGTCGGCCATTGCCTACGAGGCCAAGGACAAGCAGCAGGACGCCGACGACGACCTGGTGCGCGCCGTGCTCGCGCGCGAGGCCCGCCGGCGCGAAGAAGCCATCAAGCTCTACGAATCCGGCGGACGGGCCGACAAGGCCGCTGACGAGCAGACGGAGCTGGCGGTCATTGCCGCCTATCTGCCTCCCGTAATCGACGCCGAAGCCATCGAAGCGGCAGCGCGCGCCGTTATCGACGAGACCGGCGCTTCCGGCCCGGGCGACATGGGCCGTGTGATGGGACCGCTCATGGGCCGCCTACGCGCGCAAGGCACGGTAGACGGCAAGGCCGTGAGCGCGACGGTGCGCGCCCTGCTCACCGACTAG
- the prfA gene encoding peptide chain release factor 1 — protein MLDRLHALHARSEEITAKLADPAVTSDPARLATLSRELSRAAPLVRLRERWLEAVSRIEEARELVDSPDPELAELAADELSAGEEELSAIEDDVRERLVGRDPDDERNAIVELRAGTGGDEAGLFAKELMRMYMRLAERRRLRTEVMSTNETGIGGLKEGVLRILGEGAYGLFRHESGVHRVQRVPVTEASGRIHTSAASVAVLPEADAIELNIPDADIRVDVFRSSGHGGQSVNTTDSAVRVTHLPTGTAVSMQDEKSQLQNRAKAMAILRARLLQAERDRQAAERGELRRGQIGSGDRSEKIRTYNFPQDRVTDHRIGLTLRNLDGILDGDLDRLVDALQSRAAEERVQAAVH, from the coding sequence ATGCTTGACCGGCTGCACGCCCTGCACGCGCGCTCCGAGGAGATCACGGCCAAGCTGGCCGATCCCGCGGTGACCAGCGATCCGGCGCGGCTTGCGACGCTGTCACGGGAGCTGTCGCGAGCGGCGCCGCTGGTTCGGCTGCGCGAGCGGTGGCTGGAGGCGGTCAGCCGGATCGAGGAAGCGCGCGAGCTCGTCGACTCGCCGGATCCCGAGCTCGCCGAATTGGCCGCGGACGAGCTCTCGGCAGGCGAGGAGGAGCTGAGCGCGATCGAGGACGACGTGCGCGAGCGGCTTGTGGGCCGCGACCCTGATGATGAGCGCAACGCCATCGTCGAGCTGCGCGCCGGCACCGGCGGCGACGAAGCCGGTTTGTTCGCCAAAGAGCTGATGCGGATGTACATGCGCCTGGCCGAGCGACGCCGCTTGCGCACCGAGGTGATGTCGACGAACGAGACGGGCATCGGCGGTCTCAAGGAAGGCGTGCTGCGGATCCTGGGCGAGGGCGCCTATGGCCTCTTTCGACACGAGAGCGGCGTGCACCGCGTGCAGCGGGTCCCTGTCACGGAAGCGAGCGGCCGCATCCACACGTCGGCCGCGAGCGTTGCGGTGCTGCCGGAGGCCGACGCCATTGAATTGAATATTCCGGACGCCGATATCCGCGTGGACGTGTTTCGGTCGAGCGGCCACGGCGGGCAGAGCGTGAACACCACCGACTCCGCCGTGCGCGTCACTCACCTGCCCACCGGCACGGCGGTGAGCATGCAGGACGAAAAGTCGCAGCTCCAGAATCGGGCCAAGGCCATGGCCATTCTGCGCGCTCGACTGCTGCAAGCGGAGCGCGATCGCCAGGCCGCCGAGCGCGGTGAGCTGCGCCGCGGACAGATCGGCTCGGGCGACCGCAGCGAGAAAATCCGCACTTACAACTTTCCCCAGGACCGCGTGACGGATCACCGGATCGGACTCACGCTGCGCAATCTGGACGGGATCCTGGACGGGGACCTGGATCGGCTGGTCGATGCCTTGCAGTCGCGCGCGGCCGAGGAGCGTGTTCAGGCTGCGGTGCACTGA
- a CDS encoding guanylate kinase, translating to MSRNAAPPPRGLLFLVTAPTAAGKDSVLRTLRGRGVDLSWVTTAVTRAPREGEVDGRDHFFLEPAEFESRLRSGWFLESARVYGRLYGTPLHQVQVPLTAGQDVVLRLDVQGARELQRLVPEAIVIFIEPPSVEEAMRRLQTRGTESPDESERRLQAMLGFEMDFASRADYRVPNATGELEAAADQLWAIVEAERLREPPRRVDPAALRPWSDPPVEP from the coding sequence ATGAGCCGCAACGCCGCCCCACCGCCACGGGGTCTGCTTTTCCTGGTGACGGCGCCGACCGCGGCGGGCAAGGACAGCGTGCTGCGCACGCTGCGAGGCCGAGGCGTCGACCTGTCGTGGGTGACGACCGCCGTCACGCGCGCGCCGCGCGAGGGCGAGGTCGATGGCCGCGATCATTTCTTTCTTGAGCCTGCCGAATTCGAGTCGCGCTTGCGCTCGGGGTGGTTCCTGGAGTCGGCGCGCGTCTACGGGCGGCTCTACGGCACGCCGCTGCATCAGGTCCAGGTACCGCTGACGGCCGGCCAGGACGTGGTGCTGCGGCTTGACGTGCAGGGCGCGCGCGAGTTGCAGCGTCTCGTGCCGGAGGCCATCGTGATTTTCATCGAACCGCCGTCGGTCGAGGAGGCGATGCGTCGACTTCAGACGCGCGGCACCGAATCGCCCGACGAGTCCGAACGGCGCCTCCAGGCCATGCTCGGTTTTGAAATGGACTTTGCCTCCCGGGCGGACTATCGGGTGCCCAACGCCACGGGCGAGCTCGAGGCCGCGGCGGACCAGTTGTGGGCCATCGTCGAAGCCGAGCGGCTGCGCGAGCCCCCGCGGCGAGTGGACCCCGCGGCGCTGCGTCCCTGGAGCGATCCTCCCGTCGAGCCGTGA
- a CDS encoding ribose-phosphate pyrophosphokinase, with protein MDGELKIFSGSSNRGLAERIATTLGRPLGEARVEHFPDGEADIQILENVRGTDVFVVQSTCAPVDRNLMQLLIMIDALRRASAGRVTALIPYFGYARQEKKSTGREPITAKLVANILEAAGVSRIVTLDLHAPAVQGFFDIPVDHLLAAPLLADAIDRMGLTQPVIVSPDAGGVTRAHDFSQRVAGAPLAVVFKNRTAADKIEHLQIVGDVEGRDTIVVDDQVSTGHTLVEASEALRERGARSVYACAVHPVFADDALERIQDAPIERLFITDTIPIEDGLMNGKIQLVHTHELFGEAVRRIHNDESVTALFK; from the coding sequence GTGGACGGCGAGCTGAAGATATTTTCGGGAAGCAGCAATCGGGGCTTGGCTGAGCGCATTGCGACTACGCTCGGGCGTCCCCTGGGCGAGGCCAGGGTCGAGCATTTCCCCGACGGCGAGGCGGACATCCAGATCCTGGAAAACGTTCGCGGCACCGATGTCTTCGTCGTGCAGTCCACCTGCGCCCCGGTCGACCGAAACCTGATGCAGCTGCTGATCATGATCGACGCGCTGCGGCGCGCCTCCGCCGGCCGCGTCACCGCGCTGATCCCGTATTTTGGCTACGCGCGCCAGGAAAAGAAGTCCACCGGGCGCGAACCGATCACGGCCAAGCTTGTCGCCAACATCCTCGAGGCGGCCGGCGTCTCGCGCATCGTCACGCTCGATCTCCATGCGCCCGCGGTTCAGGGGTTCTTTGACATCCCCGTCGATCATCTGCTGGCCGCGCCGCTGCTGGCCGACGCCATCGACCGCATGGGGCTGACGCAGCCGGTCATCGTGTCGCCCGACGCCGGCGGCGTGACCCGGGCGCACGATTTCAGTCAGCGCGTTGCCGGCGCGCCCCTGGCCGTCGTCTTCAAGAACCGCACCGCGGCGGATAAGATCGAGCATCTGCAAATCGTTGGCGATGTCGAAGGACGCGACACGATCGTCGTCGATGACCAGGTTTCCACCGGCCACACGCTGGTTGAGGCCAGCGAGGCCCTTCGTGAACGTGGCGCCCGCAGCGTGTACGCGTGTGCGGTGCACCCGGTGTTTGCCGACGACGCGCTCGAGCGGATTCAAGACGCCCCGATCGAGCGGCTCTTCATCACCGACACGATTCCGATTGAAGACGGACTCATGAACGGCAAAATACAATTGGTCCACACGCACGAATTGTTCGGAGAGGCTGTCCGCCGGATTCACAATGACGAATCCGTCACGGCACTGTTCAAGTGA
- a CDS encoding MraY family glycosyltransferase, which translates to MIDVNWLALAIGAPLVLLMTFGIRTLARRRGWMHQPGPGRIHATPVPRLGGVAMYAAFVVVALVVAQPYDLALAGLLGGATVIVGVMLIDDIRGLRPRDKFLAQLVAAAIPLACGIRIDAVSNPLGGVLDLPLVIVVPFTLFWIVGMMNAINFTDGQDGLAGGVSTIAALVLVVLSSRLGLPDVATLALALAAVSLGFLPLNFYRASIIMGDSGSHFLGFSLAVIAILGPAKIATAMLVLGVPILEVAWSIVRRLAAGGSMSTRDARHLHHRLWEAGLAQPVVALFYYVVATGLGVIALLVERVNKVYAFVGLMGLLLLLLFVLARLPRRRLIGRPVEPPRMAER; encoded by the coding sequence GTGATCGACGTCAACTGGCTCGCGCTGGCCATCGGAGCGCCCCTGGTGCTCCTGATGACGTTTGGGATTCGCACCCTCGCTCGTCGGCGCGGGTGGATGCACCAGCCGGGACCGGGCCGGATTCACGCCACGCCCGTGCCGCGGCTCGGCGGAGTGGCCATGTACGCCGCCTTCGTCGTCGTGGCGCTGGTGGTGGCCCAGCCCTACGACCTGGCGCTGGCCGGTCTGCTCGGGGGCGCGACGGTGATCGTCGGCGTGATGCTCATCGACGACATCCGCGGGCTGAGACCGCGCGACAAGTTCCTCGCCCAGCTTGTAGCCGCGGCCATCCCGCTGGCCTGCGGCATTCGCATCGATGCCGTGAGCAACCCGCTCGGCGGCGTGCTCGACCTGCCGCTGGTGATCGTGGTGCCGTTCACCTTGTTCTGGATCGTCGGCATGATGAACGCCATCAACTTCACGGATGGACAGGACGGGCTGGCGGGCGGCGTGTCGACCATTGCCGCCCTGGTGCTGGTGGTGCTCTCGAGCCGCCTGGGCCTTCCCGACGTGGCGACGCTGGCGCTGGCGCTCGCGGCCGTGTCGCTGGGGTTCCTGCCGCTCAACTTCTATCGCGCGAGCATCATCATGGGGGACAGCGGGTCGCACTTTCTCGGCTTTAGCCTGGCGGTAATCGCCATTCTCGGGCCGGCGAAGATCGCCACGGCCATGCTCGTACTTGGCGTCCCGATCCTGGAGGTCGCCTGGTCCATCGTCCGCCGGCTGGCCGCGGGCGGAAGCATGAGCACCCGTGACGCGCGCCACCTGCACCATCGGCTGTGGGAGGCGGGGCTGGCGCAGCCCGTGGTCGCGCTCTTCTACTACGTGGTGGCGACGGGGCTTGGGGTCATTGCGCTGCTCGTGGAACGCGTGAACAAGGTCTACGCATTCGTCGGCCTGATGGGCCTGTTGTTGTTGTTGCTGTTCGTGCTGGCGCGCCTGCCCCGGCGGCGGCTCATCGGCCGCCCGGTCGAGCCGCCGCGCATGGCCGAGCGCTAA
- the glmU gene encoding bifunctional UDP-N-acetylglucosamine diphosphorylase/glucosamine-1-phosphate N-acetyltransferase GlmU, producing the protein MTCTAVILAAGRGVRMAASGPKVLHQVAGWPLVKHVVATAREAGCDPIVVVASPEVDLSDAVGENVHIVEQPPDDYGTAAAAQAASVPQSPGTAVVMFGDSPLLTAETVREMASLRDEQDAAIVVGWTQAPAPGSYGRVVMAGDGSVQAIVEAADADPATYALTSCNSGLMAFDAEWIGAALPRVPASPATGERYLTAVVELAIADGRQVASHLIADASETIGCDDLSRLAEAEQAMQHRLRQVLMAQGVQLRDPGTTYLHRGVTAEAGTVLLPGTSLEGATSIGAGSTIGPNSRLIDAIVGDGCVVESSRVSASSLGDGVVVGPFAHVRDGCAIGPDSHLGSQTELKAATLGNGVHVHHFGYLGDVEIGDGANIGAGTVTCNFDGTAKHRTVIGADAFIGSDTMLIAPVTVGESARTSASAVITRDVPPGMLAVGIPARIRR; encoded by the coding sequence ATGACCTGTACCGCAGTAATCCTGGCCGCGGGCCGCGGCGTGCGCATGGCCGCCTCCGGCCCAAAGGTGCTGCATCAAGTCGCCGGCTGGCCGCTTGTCAAGCACGTGGTGGCAACCGCGCGCGAGGCCGGCTGCGATCCGATCGTGGTGGTCGCCTCGCCCGAGGTCGACCTCAGCGATGCCGTGGGCGAGAACGTGCACATCGTCGAGCAGCCGCCTGACGACTATGGAACCGCGGCGGCCGCGCAGGCAGCAAGCGTCCCGCAGAGTCCCGGCACAGCCGTCGTCATGTTCGGCGACTCGCCCCTGCTTACGGCCGAGACCGTGCGCGAGATGGCGTCCCTGCGCGATGAGCAGGACGCGGCAATCGTTGTGGGCTGGACCCAAGCGCCGGCGCCGGGAAGCTACGGCAGGGTCGTGATGGCCGGCGACGGATCGGTGCAAGCCATTGTCGAAGCCGCCGATGCGGACCCGGCGACCTACGCGCTGACCTCGTGCAATTCCGGACTGATGGCGTTCGACGCCGAGTGGATTGGCGCCGCGCTGCCGCGGGTACCCGCCAGCCCGGCGACCGGTGAGCGCTATCTGACGGCCGTGGTCGAGCTTGCGATCGCCGATGGGCGCCAAGTGGCATCTCATCTGATCGCCGATGCCTCGGAAACCATCGGCTGCGACGACCTCTCCCGTCTGGCGGAGGCCGAGCAGGCCATGCAGCACCGTCTGCGCCAGGTCCTGATGGCGCAGGGCGTGCAGCTTCGCGACCCGGGCACCACCTATCTGCACCGCGGCGTGACGGCTGAGGCGGGTACCGTGCTCCTGCCGGGCACATCGCTCGAGGGCGCCACTTCGATCGGCGCCGGATCGACCATTGGCCCGAACAGCCGACTCATCGACGCGATCGTGGGCGACGGTTGCGTCGTCGAGTCGTCGCGCGTGTCGGCGTCGAGCCTCGGCGACGGCGTCGTCGTGGGTCCGTTCGCTCACGTGCGCGACGGCTGCGCCATTGGGCCCGACAGCCACCTTGGGTCACAGACCGAGCTCAAGGCCGCAACGCTGGGAAATGGCGTGCACGTGCACCATTTCGGCTATCTTGGAGACGTGGAGATTGGCGATGGTGCAAACATCGGCGCCGGGACGGTGACGTGCAACTTCGACGGAACGGCCAAGCACCGCACCGTGATCGGCGCTGACGCCTTCATCGGCAGCGACACCATGCTGATCGCCCCAGTGACGGTTGGCGAGAGCGCGCGAACCAGCGCCAGCGCCGTCATCACACGGGATGTGCCGCCGGGCATGCTGGCGGTGGGCATTCCGGCGCGAATCCGTCGCTAG
- the ybeY gene encoding rRNA maturation RNase YbeY: MTRATLTLDLVDDQDVPEPLRELATRVTRSVADATGLQGAVALRICSDADMQRLNRQFRHVDQPTDVLAFPPGASGPGSAPESVGDVALSYARVVSQGQAHGHGLEREFAYLVTHALLHLAGFKHDDARDYQRMRRAEEKILASIGLARDPIPAK; encoded by the coding sequence GTGACGCGGGCGACGCTGACGCTCGACCTGGTCGACGACCAAGACGTGCCCGAACCATTGCGCGAATTAGCGACGCGAGTCACCAGGTCAGTCGCCGACGCGACCGGATTGCAGGGTGCCGTTGCGCTGAGGATCTGCAGCGATGCGGATATGCAGCGGCTGAACCGGCAGTTCCGCCACGTGGACCAACCGACGGACGTGCTCGCCTTCCCGCCCGGCGCCTCCGGCCCCGGATCCGCCCCCGAGTCCGTTGGTGACGTGGCGCTTTCGTACGCGCGCGTGGTCAGCCAGGGACAGGCGCACGGCCATGGGCTCGAGCGTGAGTTCGCCTATCTCGTCACGCACGCCCTGCTTCATCTCGCCGGCTTCAAGCACGACGACGCGCGGGACTACCAGCGCATGCGTCGCGCCGAGGAGAAGATCCTGGCGTCAATTGGCCTCGCGCGCGACCCAATTCCGGCGAAATAG
- a CDS encoding hemolysin family protein, protein MDPVSWLGLVGIFVLTGFSALASASESALNETARTDLEPPPPDAPGAARRRHELLTNRFRFWVGQRLSDTVVILVSATLTATLMADALASVIPNRAGSVVIAIGALAVLHAGLARILPRILAQRYPRTLAERLTIVPWVIYAASLPVTRLFEKLLSPAEQEAWKAPDPEDAAVLNAVEAGTREGTIDAYDSAMIANVIELGDRVARQVMTPRPDIVAMPRTEPLRTALALAHEHGLSRLPVYDDDLDSVIGILHVREASAALLDGQPPSDLSSLVRPPLFVPEMQRVDLLLRELRARNTHMAIVVNEHGETEGLVTIEDLLEEIVGEIEDEFDSPEVQIEPMGAGVIETDASVLITEVNEALGLELAADDVDTIGGLVYNSMGAVPNPGDSVAVDGAALEVLTTKANRILRVRVRKIPVEPDHGG, encoded by the coding sequence TTGGATCCTGTTAGTTGGCTCGGTCTCGTCGGTATTTTCGTTCTGACCGGATTCTCCGCGCTCGCCAGCGCCAGCGAGAGCGCGCTCAATGAGACGGCCCGCACCGATCTCGAGCCGCCGCCGCCGGATGCTCCGGGCGCGGCGCGGCGCCGTCATGAGCTTCTGACGAATCGATTTCGATTCTGGGTCGGTCAGCGCCTCAGCGATACGGTGGTGATTCTCGTATCGGCCACGCTCACGGCCACGCTCATGGCCGACGCCTTGGCGTCCGTGATTCCAAACCGCGCCGGGAGCGTGGTCATTGCCATCGGCGCGCTCGCCGTGCTTCATGCGGGATTGGCTCGGATCCTGCCGCGCATCCTGGCCCAGCGGTATCCCCGGACGTTGGCGGAACGGCTCACCATCGTCCCGTGGGTGATCTATGCGGCATCCCTCCCGGTTACCCGACTCTTCGAAAAGCTGCTGAGCCCAGCCGAGCAGGAAGCGTGGAAGGCGCCCGATCCGGAGGACGCCGCCGTCTTGAATGCGGTGGAAGCCGGCACGCGTGAAGGCACGATCGACGCCTACGACTCGGCGATGATCGCCAACGTCATCGAGCTCGGCGATCGCGTCGCGCGCCAGGTCATGACGCCGCGGCCCGACATCGTGGCCATGCCGCGGACGGAGCCCCTGCGGACAGCGCTCGCGTTGGCGCACGAACACGGCCTGTCGCGGCTTCCCGTGTACGACGACGACCTCGATTCCGTAATCGGCATTCTTCACGTCCGCGAGGCGAGCGCCGCGCTGCTGGACGGGCAGCCGCCATCGGACCTCTCATCCCTGGTTCGTCCGCCGCTATTCGTACCGGAGATGCAGCGCGTCGACCTGCTGTTGCGCGAGCTGCGCGCCCGCAACACCCATATGGCCATCGTGGTCAACGAACACGGCGAAACCGAGGGCCTGGTGACGATCGAGGATCTCCTGGAAGAGATCGTCGGCGAGATCGAGGATGAGTTCGACTCGCCCGAGGTCCAGATTGAGCCCATGGGCGCCGGAGTCATCGAGACCGACGCGAGCGTTCTCATCACCGAGGTCAACGAGGCTCTGGGGCTGGAGCTGGCCGCCGATGACGTCGACACGATCGGCGGCCTGGTCTACAACTCGATGGGAGCGGTACCCAACCCGGGCGATTCCGTGGCCGTCGACGGCGCGGCGCTCGAGGTGCTCACCACAAAAGCCAATCGGATCCTGCGCGTGCGGGTGCGCAAGATTCCCGTGGAGCCGGATCATGGAGGCTGA
- the prmC gene encoding peptide chain release factor N(5)-glutamine methyltransferase, which produces MPCSRARPRSVFRLRCTEATPRSVDEWRRQAVTELRAAGVDTPLLDANVLLGEVLDLDPGRIPLCGDQLLTAAQSRRAAAMVQRRAAREPVAYIVGRRSFANGSVQTTADVLVPRPETETLVSATLAVTLELQPRAVIDVGTGSGAVAVALARELPEIPVIASDVSRAALGVARDNLADWGVASRIRLLRADGLRAMCPRQTVVTANLPYIPSAVIPTLEPEVSQWEPRQALDGGPDGLAAVRSLMRQCAQTQPLAVILEVAHDQRVRVSALAAAAGFTCHAVHRDLAGFPRVLDLRPIGAG; this is translated from the coding sequence ATGCCTTGCAGTCGCGCGCGGCCGAGGAGCGTGTTCAGGCTGCGGTGCACTGAGGCCACCCCGCGGAGCGTCGACGAGTGGCGGCGCCAGGCCGTGACCGAATTGCGCGCGGCGGGAGTCGACACGCCGCTGCTGGATGCCAATGTCCTCCTGGGCGAGGTGCTCGACCTAGATCCGGGTCGGATCCCGCTCTGCGGCGACCAGCTGCTGACGGCGGCCCAATCGCGGCGCGCCGCGGCGATGGTTCAGCGGCGCGCGGCGCGCGAACCGGTGGCGTACATCGTCGGACGCCGGTCATTCGCCAATGGCTCGGTCCAAACGACCGCCGACGTCCTGGTCCCACGGCCCGAAACCGAGACGTTGGTGTCCGCGACGCTCGCGGTCACTCTCGAGTTGCAGCCGCGAGCCGTGATCGACGTGGGCACCGGATCGGGCGCCGTGGCCGTGGCGCTGGCCCGGGAGCTGCCCGAGATTCCGGTGATTGCGAGCGACGTGTCACGGGCGGCGCTCGGCGTCGCCCGCGACAACCTCGCGGATTGGGGCGTGGCCTCGAGGATTCGTTTGCTGCGCGCCGACGGATTGCGCGCGATGTGTCCGAGGCAGACGGTGGTGACGGCAAACCTTCCCTACATTCCATCCGCCGTCATTCCGACGCTGGAGCCCGAAGTGTCGCAGTGGGAGCCGCGCCAGGCGCTTGACGGCGGCCCCGACGGACTTGCTGCCGTCCGCAGCCTCATGCGTCAATGCGCCCAAACCCAACCCCTTGCCGTGATTCTCGAAGTGGCCCATGACCAGCGCGTACGAGTCTCCGCATTGGCCGCGGCCGCAGGCTTCACCTGTCATGCGGTGCACCGGGACCTCGCGGGTTTTCCGCGAGTGCTCGACCTCCGCCCGATCGGCGCGGGATGA